In Vicinamibacterales bacterium, a genomic segment contains:
- a CDS encoding carboxypeptidase regulatory-like domain-containing protein: MTRRAAIAAGLAWGLLSGLWPGTAFAQGGTITGVVTTAAKAPRPLRVTLDAKVCGATLPDESIVVGPDGGLANAVVRLTGVTAHAPYPDPHVTNEKCRFTPRVQLARPGAPTKTSSKDPLLHTTNAQQDGGRTLFNVGLPVPDMVVTRPLNGPGLVRITCNTHTWMRGYIIVTEDAAAVTGADGHFTLSGVPPGTYELTVWHETLNVAPQKVTVKAGGTTTVSLTATK; encoded by the coding sequence ATGACGAGACGAGCGGCGATCGCGGCAGGTCTGGCGTGGGGACTCCTGTCGGGCCTGTGGCCGGGCACGGCATTCGCCCAGGGCGGCACGATCACGGGCGTGGTGACCACCGCCGCGAAGGCCCCGCGGCCGCTGCGCGTGACGCTGGACGCGAAGGTGTGCGGCGCCACCCTGCCGGATGAGTCCATCGTCGTCGGACCGGACGGCGGGCTCGCGAACGCGGTCGTGCGCCTCACGGGCGTCACGGCGCACGCGCCGTATCCCGATCCGCACGTGACCAACGAGAAGTGCCGCTTCACGCCGCGCGTGCAGCTGGCGCGTCCGGGGGCGCCGACGAAGACGTCGAGCAAGGATCCGCTGCTCCACACGACCAACGCCCAGCAGGACGGCGGCCGCACGCTCTTCAACGTCGGCCTGCCGGTGCCGGACATGGTGGTCACGCGTCCGCTGAACGGACCGGGCCTCGTCCGCATCACCTGCAACACGCACACGTGGATGCGCGGCTACATCATCGTGACCGAGGATGCGGCCGCCGTGACGGGGGCGGATGGGCACTTCACGCTCAGCGGGGTCCCGCCGGGCACGTACGAGCTCACCGTGTGGCACGAGACGCTCAACGTCGCACCGCAGAAGGTCACGGTGAAGGCCGGCGGCACGACGACTGTCTCGCTCACGGCCACGAAGTAG
- a CDS encoding M28 family peptidase has translation MRRLVLLAVAAIAAASAVPSARQTQDSTWIAPFRDNATRLMTAAQADDFAWQRLAELTDTFGNRLAGTANLTRAIRWAEATMKKDGLANVRTEKVMVPRWVRGQESAVIVEPPEHPVVMLGLGGSVATPPAGLEADVLVVKDFKELDSRAAEAKGKIVLFNVTFTNYGETVAYRSGGATAAARHGAVASLVRAVGPMGLRTPHTGGMNYGDAAVKIPTAAIAAEDANRIQRLSDRGVRVRIRLRMEAHFEADVESANVFGEIVGRERPNEIVLVGCHFDSWDVGAGASDNGVGCVVTWEALRLMTSLGIQPRRTVRVGLFTNEENGLRGGTAYRDAYRDKAADHVLALESDSGVFAPASLGFTGPAAARRYIDDIGTLIAPLGLGGIRPGGGGADIGPIAQAGGVPMMAYNGDSTRYFTIHHTPADTVDRIAPDEVSKAAAAIAVVAYVVADMPERLPK, from the coding sequence ATGCGTCGCCTCGTCCTCCTCGCCGTCGCCGCGATCGCCGCGGCCAGCGCCGTGCCGTCCGCCCGCCAGACCCAGGACTCCACCTGGATCGCGCCCTTTCGCGACAACGCCACGCGGCTGATGACCGCCGCGCAGGCCGACGACTTCGCGTGGCAGCGCCTGGCGGAGCTCACCGACACCTTCGGCAACCGTCTGGCCGGTACGGCCAACCTGACGCGGGCCATCCGGTGGGCGGAGGCGACCATGAAGAAGGACGGCCTCGCCAACGTCCGGACCGAGAAGGTGATGGTGCCCCGGTGGGTCCGCGGGCAGGAGAGCGCCGTGATCGTGGAGCCGCCCGAGCATCCCGTGGTCATGCTCGGTCTGGGCGGCAGCGTGGCGACGCCCCCGGCCGGCCTCGAGGCTGATGTCCTGGTCGTGAAGGATTTCAAGGAGCTCGACAGTCGGGCGGCCGAGGCCAAGGGGAAGATCGTGCTCTTCAACGTCACCTTCACGAACTATGGCGAGACCGTGGCGTACCGGTCCGGCGGCGCCACGGCCGCGGCCAGGCACGGCGCCGTGGCGTCGCTCGTGCGCGCCGTGGGCCCGATGGGGCTGAGGACGCCGCACACGGGCGGCATGAACTACGGCGACGCCGCGGTGAAGATTCCGACGGCCGCCATCGCCGCCGAGGACGCCAACCGCATCCAGCGCCTGAGCGATCGCGGCGTCCGCGTCCGCATCCGGCTCCGCATGGAGGCGCACTTCGAGGCCGACGTGGAGTCGGCCAACGTGTTCGGCGAGATCGTCGGCCGCGAGCGCCCGAACGAGATCGTGCTCGTCGGCTGCCACTTCGATTCCTGGGACGTGGGCGCCGGCGCCTCGGACAACGGCGTCGGGTGCGTGGTCACGTGGGAGGCGCTGCGGCTGATGACGTCGCTGGGCATCCAGCCCCGGCGAACGGTCCGGGTCGGCCTCTTCACCAACGAGGAGAACGGCCTGCGCGGCGGGACGGCGTATCGCGACGCGTACCGCGACAAGGCCGCCGACCACGTGCTGGCGCTCGAGTCGGACTCGGGCGTCTTCGCGCCGGCGAGCCTCGGCTTCACCGGGCCGGCGGCAGCCCGCCGCTACATCGACGACATCGGCACGCTGATCGCTCCGCTGGGACTGGGCGGCATCAGGCCGGGGGGCGGCGGGGCCGACATCGGACCCATTGCCCAGGCCGGCGGCGTCCCGATGATGGCCTACAACGGCGATTCCACCCGCTACTTCACCATCCACCACACGCCCGCCGACACCGTGGACCGCATCGCACCCGACGAGGTGTCGAAGGCCGCGGCGGCCATTGCCGTCGTGGCCTACGTCGTGGCAGACATGCCCGAGCGGCTGCCCAAGTAG
- a CDS encoding DinB family protein — translation MGVPVETLRTHLRYAAWASARIVDAAAMLTPEELTRDFKSADKHVLGTLTHVYAADRVWLGRIEGAPPGVFVDPAVDMHLAVLQKEWPALMDRWLSWVAAADDPARDLEYQDLRGNTHRTPLWQIVLHVVNHGTHHRGQAAAMIRAMGHTPPPLDLIRFYRDERR, via the coding sequence ATGGGCGTGCCCGTCGAGACGCTGAGGACGCACCTGCGCTACGCCGCCTGGGCGTCGGCGCGGATCGTCGACGCAGCGGCCATGCTGACGCCGGAGGAGCTCACGCGGGACTTCAAGAGCGCCGACAAGCACGTGCTCGGCACCCTGACCCACGTGTACGCGGCCGATCGCGTGTGGCTCGGCCGCATCGAGGGCGCTCCGCCGGGCGTGTTCGTCGATCCGGCCGTGGACATGCACCTGGCCGTCCTGCAGAAGGAGTGGCCCGCGCTGATGGATCGCTGGCTCTCGTGGGTCGCGGCGGCGGATGACCCCGCCCGCGATCTCGAGTACCAGGACCTGCGCGGCAACACGCACCGGACGCCGCTCTGGCAGATCGTCCTGCACGTGGTGAACCACGGCACCCATCATCGCGGTCAGGCCGCGGCCATGATCCGGGCCATGGGGCACACGCCGCCGCCCCTGGACCTCATTCGCTTCTACCGCGACGAGCGGCGGTAG
- a CDS encoding M48 family metallopeptidase, which yields MPSMDVRRPLLPLAAAVAVVLGTMVITAQTVITPPKNKYTPEQDVELGREAAAEVRREYPIISDDQISGYLDRAGRALVAAAPRNLNHPVFEYSFTPVNLKEINAFALPGGPMFVNRGMFDAAEDEGEVIGVMAHELSHVLLRHGTANATKAQRFQIGAVAGAIAGAIIGGGWGEAIAQGSQFGLGTWLLKYSRDYEKQADLLGVQIMARAGYDPRHLAHMFEAIQKESQGKTPPQWLSSHPDPGNRIQYINQEAAKVAIGDRPTVVGYSSAKARFAAMPAPLSMADVAKAGSRDGGNTGSTAPASVGTIGEPVPPPASQYKTARGGQLFQVSVPANWTAVNGNNAVKFVPQNALGDYRGQSVFTHGVEVGVTRASSRDLADATDAFVNAIVRSNPGMRVSDSQRAVRISRRSGLGTQLLGRSALGDTERVGVYTTLLADGSLFYYLTVVPDNDAPVYTSTFERVGNSIQLNDR from the coding sequence ATGCCTTCGATGGATGTCCGCCGCCCGCTGCTTCCGCTCGCTGCTGCCGTCGCCGTCGTCCTGGGGACGATGGTCATCACGGCGCAGACGGTCATCACGCCCCCGAAGAACAAGTACACGCCGGAGCAGGACGTCGAGCTGGGGCGTGAAGCCGCCGCCGAAGTACGGCGGGAGTACCCGATCATCTCGGACGATCAGATCTCGGGCTACCTCGACCGCGCCGGCCGCGCGCTGGTCGCCGCCGCCCCGCGCAACCTGAACCATCCGGTCTTCGAGTACTCCTTCACGCCCGTCAACCTGAAGGAGATCAACGCCTTCGCCCTGCCGGGCGGGCCGATGTTCGTGAATCGCGGTATGTTCGACGCCGCCGAGGACGAGGGCGAGGTGATCGGGGTGATGGCGCACGAGCTCTCGCACGTGCTGCTCCGTCACGGCACCGCGAATGCCACCAAGGCGCAGCGCTTCCAGATCGGCGCCGTCGCCGGCGCCATCGCCGGCGCCATCATCGGCGGCGGCTGGGGCGAGGCCATCGCGCAGGGATCCCAGTTCGGCCTCGGCACCTGGCTTCTGAAATACAGCCGCGACTACGAGAAGCAGGCGGACCTGCTCGGCGTCCAGATCATGGCGCGCGCGGGGTACGACCCCAGGCACCTGGCTCACATGTTCGAGGCGATCCAGAAGGAATCGCAGGGCAAGACCCCGCCGCAGTGGCTCAGCAGCCACCCCGACCCGGGCAACCGGATTCAGTACATCAACCAGGAGGCCGCGAAGGTCGCGATCGGCGATCGGCCGACCGTCGTCGGGTACTCGTCCGCCAAGGCGCGCTTTGCGGCGATGCCGGCGCCGCTCTCGATGGCCGATGTCGCCAAGGCCGGAAGCCGCGACGGCGGCAATACCGGCAGCACCGCGCCGGCGTCGGTCGGCACGATCGGCGAGCCGGTACCGCCCCCGGCGTCGCAGTACAAGACGGCCAGGGGCGGCCAGCTCTTCCAGGTCAGCGTGCCCGCGAACTGGACGGCCGTGAACGGCAACAACGCCGTGAAGTTCGTCCCGCAGAACGCGCTCGGCGACTACCGCGGCCAGAGCGTCTTCACCCACGGCGTGGAGGTGGGGGTCACCCGAGCCTCGTCGCGCGACCTGGCCGACGCCACCGATGCCTTCGTGAACGCCATCGTCCGGAGCAACCCCGGCATGCGCGTGTCGGACTCGCAGCGGGCGGTGCGGATCTCGCGGAGGTCCGGCCTCGGCACCCAGCTCCTGGGACGTTCTGCCCTGGGCGACACGGAACGGGTGGGCGTCTACACGACGCTCCTGGCCGACGGCAGCCTGTTCTACTACCTCACCGTGGTGCCCGACAACGACGCGCCCGTCTACACCAGCACGTTCGAGCGCGTGGGCAACTCGATTCAGCTGAACGACCGCTGA